A single genomic interval of Polaribacter vadi harbors:
- a CDS encoding Gfo/Idh/MocA family oxidoreductase translates to MKNFALIGAAGYIAPRHLKAIKDTNNNLLCALDKFDSVGVMDSYFPNASFFVEFERFDRHIEKLKRNGTLLDYVSICTPNYLHDAHIRMALRSGANAICEKPLVLNPWNVDALLDIEKESGKKIHTILQLRLHPSIIALKKKIESENRDTKYDVDLTYITSRGKWYDISWKGDESKSGGIATNIGIHFFDMLAWLFGEVQENSVHLREKDKSAGYLEFEKARVRWFLSIDENSLPEHIQKLGQRTFRSIIINDEALEFSSGFTELHTKSYQQILKGEGFGLVDAKESIKIAQKIRNNAIIVKGEKHPFATKK, encoded by the coding sequence ATGAAAAACTTCGCATTAATAGGTGCTGCAGGATATATTGCTCCAAGACATTTAAAGGCAATTAAAGACACGAATAACAATTTATTATGTGCTTTAGATAAATTTGACAGTGTAGGTGTGATGGATAGTTATTTCCCGAATGCTAGTTTTTTTGTAGAGTTTGAACGTTTTGATCGTCATATAGAAAAATTAAAAAGAAACGGAACGCTTTTAGATTATGTAAGTATTTGTACGCCCAATTATTTACACGATGCGCATATAAGAATGGCGTTACGAAGTGGTGCAAATGCTATTTGCGAAAAACCCTTGGTTCTGAATCCTTGGAATGTAGATGCCCTATTGGATATCGAAAAGGAATCTGGTAAAAAAATACACACGATATTACAATTACGATTGCATCCAAGCATCATCGCTTTAAAGAAAAAAATAGAATCCGAGAATAGGGATACAAAATATGATGTTGATTTAACGTACATTACTTCAAGAGGAAAATGGTATGACATTTCATGGAAAGGAGATGAAAGCAAATCTGGAGGCATCGCCACCAACATAGGAATTCATTTTTTCGATATGTTAGCGTGGTTGTTTGGTGAGGTACAAGAAAATAGTGTGCATTTAAGAGAGAAAGATAAATCTGCTGGCTATTTAGAGTTTGAGAAAGCACGGGTACGTTGGTTTTTGTCGATTGATGAGAATTCATTGCCAGAACATATTCAAAAATTAGGACAAAGAACTTTTCGTTCTATTATCATCAATGATGAAGCATTAGAATTTAGTTCAGGTTTTACAGAATTGCACACAAAAAGCTATCAACAAATTTTAAAAGGAGAAGGTTTTGGCTTGGTGGATGCAAAAGAATCTATAAAAATAGCCCAAAAAATTAGGAATAACGCAATTATTGTAAAAGGGGAAAAACATCCTTTTGCTACTAAAAAATAA